GACAAAGGTCGTGATAAGCAATACATGACGATTGATGAGCTGATGGCTCAAGTTGAGCAAGAAGGCGAAGACGCGATTAATCCAGATGACGAAGAGTTGAAGCTAGATGTTGGCCTAAATGAATTCCCAGACGTTATCGGTGACATTGGTAATTACGATGTCGACAGCAACGCAGAAGCCGCTGGTAAGCTCGATTTGGCTAAAATCTACATCGAGATGAGTGACTCACAAGGTGCAATTAAGCTTCTAGAAGAGGCTATCGTTGACGGCAGTGATGATATTCGTCGAGAGGCAAAGAATCTTATCGATACGTTAAACGGTCGATAAATTCAAAAAATTATAAAGGGTAGCGTTGGCTACCCTTTATTTTAGGGCGATACAGTTAGCGTCTATTTTATTTAGCTTGCTAAAACCACCGTCTAGGCGGTAGTGATTGTTTATTGAAGTTTTAGCCCCATCCTATTTGGGCTAGCACTCATTTCCGTATATACTTCTCGCCCATTTTCAAAGAGAACAAGAACATGAAAATTGCTTTAGGTATTGAATATAACGGTACCCACTACTTTGGTTGGCAGCGCCAACGAGACGTGAAAAGTGTCCAAGAAGAATTGGAAAAGGCTCTTTCAGTTGTCGCGAATCACCCTGTAGAAGTTATGTGTGCTGGTCGCACAGATGCCGGTGTTCACGGTACGGGACAAGTCGTTCACTTTGAAACTAATGTCGATCGTAAAATGGTTGCATGGACAATGGGCGCAAATGCCAACATGCCAAAAGATATTGCCGTTCGTTGGGCAACAGAAGTGAATGAGGATTTCCATGCTCGTTTTTCTGCAACAGCACGCCGTTATCGCTACATTATCTTTAACCATGCTCTACGTCCTGGCATTTTGAATTCAGGTGTGAGCCATTATCATGGTCACCTTGATGAGAAAAAGATGCATGAAGCGGGTCAGTACTTACTTGGTGAGAATGACTTTACTTCGTTCAGGGCAACACATTGTCAATCTCGTAGCCCATGGAGAAACATGATTCACTTAAACGTGACTCGTCATGGGCATTACATAGTGATCGATATTAAAGCGAATGCGTTTGTTCACCATATGGTGAGGAATATTACTGGTAGCCTAATTGCGGTAGGTAAAGGTGATCAAAAACCAGAGTGGATTCAGTGGCTTTTAGAGGCTAAAGATCGAAAAGTGGCAGGCGCGACAGCGAAAGCGGAAGGCTTATACTTAGTCGATGTTGATTATCCTGAACATTTTGGACTACCAAGAGAGCCTATTGGCCCTCTATTTTTGCCGGATAATTTGAACTAAATGTGAGACTTAGGTTCAAAAAATATTACGGTTTCGTGCGTAAAATAGTCACGGAAAATAGGTACAACCAGTTTTTTATCTACAGTCGCTGTTTTATGTGCTTTAATTCCCGGCATAATTCCCAAATTTATTTCTTTCGCAATCAAGCGGAGGAATCGAAACAAAAAGGTCTTCCATGAGTTGGCTTGAAAAGATTTTAGAAAAAAGCAACATCGTAACATCTCGTAAAGCGTCAATCCCTGAGGGTGTTTGGACTAAATGTACTTCTTGTGAGCAGGTTCTTTACCATGCTGAACTAGAGCGTAACCTAGAAGTATGTCCAAAATGTGACCATCACATGCGTATGAAAGCACGTCGCCGTCTGGATACATTCCTAGACAAAGGTGAGCGTGTTGAACTAGGTACTGATCTTGAGCCACAAGACAAACTGAAGTTTAAAGACTCTAAGCGTTACAAAGAACGTATCTCTGTTGCTCAAAAGAACAGTGGTGAAACAGACGCATTAGTTGCAATGAAAGGCGAACTGCTTGGTTTACCTATCGTTGCGTGTGCGTTTGAGTTCTCATTTATGGGCGGCTCAATGGGTTCTGTTGTTGGTGCTCGTTTTGTGAAAGCGGTAGATGCAGCTATTGAGAACAACTGTGGTTTAGTTTGTTTCTCTGCAAGTGGTGGTGCTCGTATGCAAGAGGCATTGATGTCTCTCATGCAAATGGCAAAAACCAGTGCTGCTCTAGAGCGTCTATCTGCGAAAGGCCTACCGTTTGTTTCAGTAATGACTGATCCAACAATGGGTGGCGTTTCTGCAAGTTTAGCAATGCTTGGCGATATCAATATCGGTGAACCAAAAGCGCTTATCGGTTTTGCTGGACGTCGTGTAATCGAGCAAACTGTACGTGAAGATCTTCCTGAAGGTTTCCAACGCAGTGAGTTCCTACTAGACCACGGTGCTATCGACATGATCGTTGACCGTCGTGAGATGCGTCAGCGCGTTGCAAGCCTTGTTGCTAAAATGACCAATCAGCCTTCACCATTAGTAGTTTCTGTGAACGATTCACCGAATGAAGCTGCTTATGAAGTACCAGAAGCGCCAGAAAAAGGGTAAAGTACCTTCTAACAAACCTACTTAATTATGGTTATGAGTTAGATGAGTCAACAACCTATTCCTCAAGCCACATCCTCTTTGGAGATGTGGCTTGATTATTTATCAAACATCCACGCAAGCGCTATTGATCTTGGTTTAGACCGAGTTCAAGCTGTCGCCTCTAAGGCAAACCTCACCAAACCTGCTCAACATGTTATTACTGTTGCTGGAACCAACGGCAAGGGCTCAACATGTGCACTCATGGAAGCTATTCTATTGGATGCTGGTTACTCTGTTGGTGTCTACAGCTCCCCTCACTTAATTCGCTATAACGAACGTGTTCGTATCAATGGCAAAGATCTGTCTGATCAAAAGATGGTTCAGTCTTTCGATTTCATTGAGAAAGAACGTGGTGAAATCAGCCTTAGCTTTTTTGAATATGGCACTTTAGCAGCGTTACGTGCTTTTCAAACCGAAGCGGTTGACGTTGTATTGTTAGAAGTGGGTCTAGGCGGACGTTTAGACGCGACCAATATCGTTGAACATGACGTTTCTGTGATTACTAGTTTGGCTGTCGACCATGTTGACTGGCTAGGTGATGACATTAATGTGATCGGTTTTGAGAAAGCGGGCATTTATCGTAGCGGTAAACCCGCTATCTGTGGTCAACCCAAGCCACCAGCTACGGTTGCGGCACACGCTGATGATATTAACGCTGAGTTCTACCAAGTAGGGATTCAATACACCTATGATGTAGATGGTGATACTTGGAACTGGCGCAGTGGCGCATTCCAGTTAGAATCGCTACCTATCCCAAGCTTACCGCTGCCGAACGCAGCCACCGCACTGATGGCATTAGGTACTTCAGAACTAAGCATTAGTGATGTGAACGTTGTTAACGGTATGAAGAATGCGCAGCTTCCTGGGCGTATGCAGCAAATTAGCGAACAACCGGTGATTGTGCTTGATGTAGCACACAACCCGCATTCTGCTGAGTACTTTGCGCAGCAAGTCGCGAAGAAGTATGCAGGCAAAAATTTACACGTTGTAGTCGCCATGCTTCATGACAAAGATATCCCCGCGACATTGGAAGTATTAGCTCCAATAACAACACATTGGTACCCAGCTTCGCTGAAAGGCCCACGAGCCGCAACAGCCGCTGAATTGTGTCAAAGCTTACCTGAAGGTGTAGAGCAGTATTCAAACCCTGTTGTAGCGTTTGAAGCGGCTTTAGCTTCTGTTATAGATGACGATGTTGTGTTGGTTGTCGGTTCTTTTCATACCGTGGGTGAAGTGTTGGAGCATTGGCAGAAAAAAGGAAACTAAATGGCAAGTAAATTCCAAAGCCGATTAGTCGGCACCATCATTTTAGTGGCCATTGGCGTGATTGTATTGCCCGATGTGCTGGATGGTAAGAAGCTCCACTATAAAGAAGAGTTTGCAAGCATTCCGATTAAGCCTGAGCTTGATAGTAATGTTGAAGTGTTTGAAGTACTCGATCCTGTTGAAGATCAGATTGCACTGCCGGACTCTCCGGTTGAGCAAGTGGTTGAAAGTGGTCGTACTGATAATTCAAATACGCAAACTGCGTCGGCTTCCAGTAACAAAGAAGCGGATAAAGTGGCGGTGGTGGTTAAGCCGGTACCTGAAAAAAATGAATACCAAGACAGTGCTTGGATTATTCAATTGATGGCTTTGAAGAATGCTGACAACGCAAAAAACGTTGTTAAGGATTTACAGAAGCGTGGTTATCAGGCTCATACCAAGCAAGAAAAAACATTTACGCGAGTAATTATTGGCCCGGATGTTTCTAAATCCAAACTTGAGCGACAAATTAAGGAATTAGAAAAAATTACGGGTTCAAAAGGCCAATTGCTCAAATTTAAACCGTTAAATCCATAAGAAAACGTTTGCGTCAGCATTTTTTCTGTTAAAATGCGCGCCAACTTAAGATGAAGAATTCATGAATTGGTTAGATTTTGTCATTTTAGGCGTGATCGGCTTCTCTGCCGTGATCAGTTTAGTTCGCGGTTTCGCTAAAGAAGCGTTGTCACTTGTTATTTGGTTTGGAGCATTTTTTATTGCTAGCCAGTACTACGCTAAATTAGCAATGTACTTCACCAATATTGAAGATGAGATGTTTCGAAACGGAACTGCGATAGCAGCATTGTTTGTTGCAACGTTAGTTGTTGGTGCCTTAGTTAACTATGTCATCGGGCAGCTAGTTCAGAAAACAGGCCTGTCGGGTACAGACAGAATCCTCGGTGTCGTCTTTGGTGGCTTACGTGGTGTTTTGATTGTTTCTGCAGTGTTGTTTTTCATGGATGCGTTTACTGCATTCCCAAGTTCTGAGTGGTGGAAGAATTCGCAATTGGTTCCGGAGTTTAGCCGAATCATTGCGCCGTTCTTCGAGCATTTACAAGCAACATCTAGTTTCTTATCTGGCGCGCTTTAGCGCCAGTTAATGTCGAAAATCGAGGATTAGGACATGTGTGGTATTGTTGGAATCGTGGGTTCAACACCTGTAAACCAGTCTATTTATGACGCTTTAACGGTATTGCAGCATCGTGGCCAAGATGCCGCTGGTATTTGTACCATAGAAAGCAATCGTTTCCGTCTGCGTAAGGCGAACGGTTTAGTTAAAGATGTTTTTGAAGCAAAACACATGCAACGCCTCCAAGGCAACGTGGGTATTGGTCATGTTCGTTATCCTACAGCGGGAAGTTCTAGTGCTTCTGAAGCTCAACCTTTCTACGTAAACTCTCCATTTGGCATCACGCTGGCGCACAACGGTAACCTAACGAATGCAAGTGAAGTTCGTGAGAAGTTGTTCGAAAAAGACCGCCGTCATGTCAACACAACCTCTGACTCTGAAGTTCTACTAAACGTATTGGCTCATGAGATCGATACCGTAAAAGGGAACGTGACTTCAGACGACGTTTTCCGCGCAGTTGCAAACGTGCACCGCACTATTCGTGGTGCTTACGCAGTGACAGCGATGATCATCGGCCACGGCATGATCGCATTCCGTGACCCGCATGGTATTCGTCCACTGTGTCTTGGTAAGCGTGAAATTAACGGTAAAACAGAGTACATGGTTGCGTCTGAGTCAGTAGCGTTAGACGCTGTTGGTTTTGATTTTATGCGCGATGTTGCTCCTGGTGAAGCTATCTACGCAACATTCGATGGTGAGCTTTTCACTAAACAATGTGCAGACAACCCACAACTAAACCCATGTATTTTTGAGTTTGTTTACTTTGCTCGTCCCGATTCATTCATCGATAAAATTTCGGTTTACAGCGCACGCGTTGAGATGGGTGAGATGTTAGGTAAGCGTATTAAAGAAGAGTACGCAGACCTAGACATTGACGTGGTTATTCCAATTCCTGAAACATCAAATGATATTGCTCTACGAATTGCTCAAGCGATTGATAAGCCATATCGTCAAGGTTTCGTGAAAAACCGTTACGTTGGCCGCACGTTTATCATGCCTGGTCAGCAACAACGTAAGAAGTCGGTTCGCCGTAAACTCAACGCGATTCGTTCTGAGTTTAAAGGTAAGAACGTTCTACTGGTTGATGACTCGATTGTTCGTGGTACAACATCAGAGCAGATCATTGAGATGGCTCGTGATTCTGGCGCAAACAAAGTCTTCATGGTTTCTGCCGCTCCGGAGGTTCGCTTCCCTAACGTCTACGGTATTGATATGCCGAGCGCGACAGAGCTGATTGCTCATGGTCGTGATAACGAAACGATTTGTAAGCAGATTGGCGCAGACGCATTGATTTTCCAAACACTACCAGACTTAATCTCTGCAGTAGGTATGGGTAATCAAGACATCTCTCGTTTTGATACCTCCGTATTCAACGGTGAGTATGTAACGGGCGATATCGACCAAGCGTACCTAGATTTCCTAGACTCTTTACGTAATGACGATTCAAAGGTTGAGCGTGAGATCCAACAAGATTTGGCTAACTTAGAGCTACATAACGAAGGCGCTTAGCGTACTCATAAAAATGAGTAATAAAAAACCAGAGCATCGACTCTGGTTTTTTTGTTTGCTGGGAAGGGGATTGAATCTTAGTGAATGTGGTATGCGATCACAAAATCGATAAACAATCTAACCTTCTCTGGCAGGTGGTCTTTGTGGTTGTAAAGCATGTAAATATCACGAGGGTTAGCGCTCCAGTCCTCTAAGACTTGCACTAAGCTGCCATCTTCAATGTATTCGCGGATCATAACGTCGGGCATTAGGGTGATACCTAGGCCTTCTGAACATGCTTGTCTCACGACATTGAGCGCATTCGCGTTGAAACGGCCTTTCTCGCTATTCACCACCGTCTCTTCATTCGAATTACTCAGCTGCCACTTAATCAGCGGATAGCCTTTAAGTAGCGAATGATTCGCGAGCTCTTCTGCATGACTTGGTGCCGGGTTCTTCGCTAAGTAGTCAGGACTTGCGATAAGAATATCTTTTACTTCACTGATTTTTCGAGCGATTAGACTTGAATCACGTTGTGGACCTACTCTGAAAATCACGTCCCACTCGGTTGGATCAAGCTGATCGGCTTGGTTGTTCATCATCAGCTCAATATTAATATCAGGATATTGAGTCATGAATTCACTGAACATCGGCATCATCATGCGCTTGGTCAGGTTTGAGGGTGCCGTAATGCGAATCTTACCGGAAGCTCCTTTACAAACGTCAGTCAGTTCTTCTGCAGTAGAAGATAGACGTTGCAGTAATGGAGAGCATTCGTTGAAGAAACGTTCGCCTGCCTCTGTTAAAGAGAGTTTACGCGCGTGTCTATTGAGAAGTCTTAGGTTTAGTGAATCTTCTAAGGCTTGGATGCGTCGTGTAATGGTCGCAACCGGAATCATAGTCTTGCGTGATGTTGCGGTGTAGCTCCCATTTTCAACGACAAGTCGAAAGAGGTTTAAATCATCTAATTTCATAAATCCAGACACATTTGTTTACAATCTCATCTAATTTATACGTAATAGTGAGATCAATGTTTGCGTTACGTCAATTCGTTGCACTATTTACCAGTATTCCAACCCTTGTCACGAATTTCCAGTAAAGAGTACGTATTTGTGTATTTAGCAATTTGTTACTAAGTTTTATATTAGTTCTTGGAACAGATAACAATAATAATTCGACTTAGTTTTGTGAGGTTAGAGATTATGTACAAAACTCACAGTCAGCCAGTTATGACCTCGGCTCAGGAAGTTCTCAATCAAAAATGCGTTATGTTGGTTGATGATGATCCTATTTTTCGCCGGATAACCAGCGCGTATTTAGACAAGATTGGTTATAAAGTGGTTGAGGCTGAAAATGGGCTGGACGCTCTGCAAAAGCTTAGAGACTCAGCGCCAGATTTAATTGTGTGTGACTTATCAATGCCTATTCTGGATGGCATTGAGCTTGTAGAAGAGCTCAGCTTAGAGTATCCGTCACTGCCTATGATCGTTGTGTCTGGCACCGATGATATGTCTGATGTGGCGAAAGCATTACGATTTGGTATCAAAGACTTTTTAGTCAAACCTCTGGAGGATCACGGTCATTTAGGCAGTGCGATTGCGAATACATTAACAGATTCGTTCGATAACATTTCAGACCAACGAGATTTTTCAAGCCAATGGTTTTGCGTTGATGACGGCGGAGAGATCCCTGAAGACCAAGAGCTGCATTGGCACCTAAATCACTTGCAAGATAACCCTAGTGCGGCAAGAGACTTATTGCACGCGCTGCTTCCTGACAAAGACACACGACAAGGCTCATGGCGTTGTAGTTACCGCCTACTACAATCAACAGAGATGATGCCACTTGTGTTCGACTATGCGTGGATGATGAACGGGCAGTTTGCTTTCTACCTCGTCGATTCGTCGTCTTCTGATAACGGCGGCTCAGCGGCCACATTGTTGGTGAGAGCGTTATTCCACGATTACATCAGAAATAGAAAAGATTTTAACGTTGATCTCAAAGATATTGCGGAAATTTTGGAGAAGGGGATTCGTTGCTCTAAATGTTCAACCCCTGTGAATGCTTTGTTTGGTGTTGCTGACCTTGCTGTGGGAACTATCTCTATTTTACCTGCGGGTTTAGATGGACAATGGTCGAATGGCGAATTGAATCAACATATTGCGGCGGGCGAGCGCTTGGGTGAGAATTGTAAGAAGAACTTCATTACACGGGATCTTCCGATTGAACAAGGCTGCCAGTTATCATTAAGCCTGCTTGGATCGGCCAGTTTTAGTTTAGACATACACCAAGGGTCCACCGATTAACCCTATATTTCCTCGGTTTTTGTGAATA
Above is a window of Vibrio atlanticus DNA encoding:
- the truA gene encoding tRNA pseudouridine(38-40) synthase TruA, producing MKIALGIEYNGTHYFGWQRQRDVKSVQEELEKALSVVANHPVEVMCAGRTDAGVHGTGQVVHFETNVDRKMVAWTMGANANMPKDIAVRWATEVNEDFHARFSATARRYRYIIFNHALRPGILNSGVSHYHGHLDEKKMHEAGQYLLGENDFTSFRATHCQSRSPWRNMIHLNVTRHGHYIVIDIKANAFVHHMVRNITGSLIAVGKGDQKPEWIQWLLEAKDRKVAGATAKAEGLYLVDVDYPEHFGLPREPIGPLFLPDNLN
- a CDS encoding response regulator codes for the protein MYKTHSQPVMTSAQEVLNQKCVMLVDDDPIFRRITSAYLDKIGYKVVEAENGLDALQKLRDSAPDLIVCDLSMPILDGIELVEELSLEYPSLPMIVVSGTDDMSDVAKALRFGIKDFLVKPLEDHGHLGSAIANTLTDSFDNISDQRDFSSQWFCVDDGGEIPEDQELHWHLNHLQDNPSAARDLLHALLPDKDTRQGSWRCSYRLLQSTEMMPLVFDYAWMMNGQFAFYLVDSSSSDNGGSAATLLVRALFHDYIRNRKDFNVDLKDIAEILEKGIRCSKCSTPVNALFGVADLAVGTISILPAGLDGQWSNGELNQHIAAGERLGENCKKNFITRDLPIEQGCQLSLSLLGSASFSLDIHQGSTD
- the folC gene encoding bifunctional tetrahydrofolate synthase/dihydrofolate synthase, which translates into the protein MSQQPIPQATSSLEMWLDYLSNIHASAIDLGLDRVQAVASKANLTKPAQHVITVAGTNGKGSTCALMEAILLDAGYSVGVYSSPHLIRYNERVRINGKDLSDQKMVQSFDFIEKERGEISLSFFEYGTLAALRAFQTEAVDVVLLEVGLGGRLDATNIVEHDVSVITSLAVDHVDWLGDDINVIGFEKAGIYRSGKPAICGQPKPPATVAAHADDINAEFYQVGIQYTYDVDGDTWNWRSGAFQLESLPIPSLPLPNAATALMALGTSELSISDVNVVNGMKNAQLPGRMQQISEQPVIVLDVAHNPHSAEYFAQQVAKKYAGKNLHVVVAMLHDKDIPATLEVLAPITTHWYPASLKGPRAATAAELCQSLPEGVEQYSNPVVAFEAALASVIDDDVVLVVGSFHTVGEVLEHWQKKGN
- the accD gene encoding acetyl-CoA carboxylase, carboxyltransferase subunit beta; this translates as MSWLEKILEKSNIVTSRKASIPEGVWTKCTSCEQVLYHAELERNLEVCPKCDHHMRMKARRRLDTFLDKGERVELGTDLEPQDKLKFKDSKRYKERISVAQKNSGETDALVAMKGELLGLPIVACAFEFSFMGGSMGSVVGARFVKAVDAAIENNCGLVCFSASGGARMQEALMSLMQMAKTSAALERLSAKGLPFVSVMTDPTMGGVSASLAMLGDINIGEPKALIGFAGRRVIEQTVREDLPEGFQRSEFLLDHGAIDMIVDRREMRQRVASLVAKMTNQPSPLVVSVNDSPNEAAYEVPEAPEKG
- a CDS encoding SPOR domain-containing protein, giving the protein MASKFQSRLVGTIILVAIGVIVLPDVLDGKKLHYKEEFASIPIKPELDSNVEVFEVLDPVEDQIALPDSPVEQVVESGRTDNSNTQTASASSNKEADKVAVVVKPVPEKNEYQDSAWIIQLMALKNADNAKNVVKDLQKRGYQAHTKQEKTFTRVIIGPDVSKSKLERQIKELEKITGSKGQLLKFKPLNP
- a CDS encoding LysR family transcriptional regulator; this encodes MKLDDLNLFRLVVENGSYTATSRKTMIPVATITRRIQALEDSLNLRLLNRHARKLSLTEAGERFFNECSPLLQRLSSTAEELTDVCKGASGKIRITAPSNLTKRMMMPMFSEFMTQYPDINIELMMNNQADQLDPTEWDVIFRVGPQRDSSLIARKISEVKDILIASPDYLAKNPAPSHAEELANHSLLKGYPLIKWQLSNSNEETVVNSEKGRFNANALNVVRQACSEGLGITLMPDVMIREYIEDGSLVQVLEDWSANPRDIYMLYNHKDHLPEKVRLFIDFVIAYHIH
- the purF gene encoding amidophosphoribosyltransferase; this encodes MCGIVGIVGSTPVNQSIYDALTVLQHRGQDAAGICTIESNRFRLRKANGLVKDVFEAKHMQRLQGNVGIGHVRYPTAGSSSASEAQPFYVNSPFGITLAHNGNLTNASEVREKLFEKDRRHVNTTSDSEVLLNVLAHEIDTVKGNVTSDDVFRAVANVHRTIRGAYAVTAMIIGHGMIAFRDPHGIRPLCLGKREINGKTEYMVASESVALDAVGFDFMRDVAPGEAIYATFDGELFTKQCADNPQLNPCIFEFVYFARPDSFIDKISVYSARVEMGEMLGKRIKEEYADLDIDVVIPIPETSNDIALRIAQAIDKPYRQGFVKNRYVGRTFIMPGQQQRKKSVRRKLNAIRSEFKGKNVLLVDDSIVRGTTSEQIIEMARDSGANKVFMVSAAPEVRFPNVYGIDMPSATELIAHGRDNETICKQIGADALIFQTLPDLISAVGMGNQDISRFDTSVFNGEYVTGDIDQAYLDFLDSLRNDDSKVEREIQQDLANLELHNEGA
- a CDS encoding CvpA family protein; the protein is MNWLDFVILGVIGFSAVISLVRGFAKEALSLVIWFGAFFIASQYYAKLAMYFTNIEDEMFRNGTAIAALFVATLVVGALVNYVIGQLVQKTGLSGTDRILGVVFGGLRGVLIVSAVLFFMDAFTAFPSSEWWKNSQLVPEFSRIIAPFFEHLQATSSFLSGAL